In Trichlorobacter lovleyi, the DNA window CTGTGTCCACCCTCCAGAAGTTCCCGGAGAAGAGTGGATGCATCCCTGACCCCGGACAGCACAATTTGCGCATCACGGGCATGGTTTCGGTAAAAGGAGGGCGGAGCCTTTATCAGGGCGGTTTCAGGCATGAGAACGCGGAGAGTGCCGACCATCGTCACTTTGTCGGCAGTCATGGATTCCACAGCTTTGTAGTCAAAAAGACTGCAACCGTTCGGCAGGGAGAGAGTTCCGTTCTTTGCCAGGGGGGAGTGGACCGTGACCTGTTTCGGCAACAGTGTGCTACCGGCATGGAGGGACAGGGACAGGTCGGGTGACACATGCCAGTTATCACCGAACCGTTCCGTGCAGTACCCGGCAATAAACTCACGCATGGCAGCAAACCAGGGGGTGCTGTCACCCATCTGTTCATCAGGACGGGACGGCATATACCAACCCTTGAGGATCTGTCTCAGGAAGCCGTTTTTTACAAGCGATGACAACTGGATTCGCTTGAGTTCAGTTGACTTGATGACGGATTTCCCGTCATCCTGCAGTTTTTTCAGGACAGTCAGGGCATCTGCCAGATGTTGCTGAGTCGGACTGGTCTTCATGGTCGCCTTGCTGTTACACGATTATTATGATCAAGCATTACAAGATTATTGTTGAAGTGGCAAGGGGATTGCGGTCGTGGTGGATCGCGGGGACGTACCTTGAACTCGCTGTCTGCCAGTGTTCATTGGTTGGTCCCAAACAAATCTGCATAGATTTAGTTACGCAGTGAGCTGCTTTGAGCTCTTCAAATGCTACAGGACTGATGCGACCATTAGCACTGTGGCGGCGGTTACGATTGTAGTCAACTTCAATATACTCAAACACTGATCTCGGTAATGTCACACCGAAACTTCTCCCTATGAATCACGATGTCTTCCTATCCAAACTCCGATACTGGATCGCCTCGGCCAGGTGCTGGTCGCGGATAGCTTCTGACCCGGCCAGATCGGCAATGGTGCGGGCAACCTTCAGAATACGGGAGTAGCTGCGGGCGGAGAATCCCAGTTTTTCTCCGGCCAGTTCCAGCATTCGGTGCCCGTTCTGGTCAAGTTCACAGTGTTTCTTGATCAGGCGGGCGTTCATCTGGGCGTTGCAGTGGACCTTGGTCCCTTTGAAGCGCTCCTGCTGCAGGTTTCTGGCCTGGGTTACCCGAGCCGCGATTGCGGCAGAGCTTTCAGTTTCACGGCTGTCAGACAGGTCACGGTAGGCGACGGCAGGAACTTCAACATGCAGGTCAATCCGGTCCAGAAGCGGCCCGGAGATGCGGGAACGGTACCGTTTGATGGCAATCGGCGTGCAGGTGCAGGCATGGGCCGGGTCCCCCAGGTAGCCGCAGGGGCAGGGGTTCATGGCTGCCACCAGCATGAAGCGGGAGGGATAGGTCAGGGATAGCAGTGAACGGGAGATGGTTACCCGGCCGTCCTCAAGGGGCTGGCGCAGGACCTCCAGCGCATTTTTCTTGAACTCGGGCAGCTCATCCAAAAACAGCAGTCCGTGGTTTGCCAGGGAGACTTCACCGGGCCGTGGTGAAGCCCCGCCGCCGATCAAACCGACATCCGAGATCGTGTGATGGGGTGACCTGAATGGCCGGGTGGTGACCAGGGCGTGCCCGGATTCCAGCAGGCCGCTGACGCTGAATACGGCGGTGGTTTCAATCGCTTCGTCAAAGCCGAGCGGCGGCAGGATGGAGGGGATCCGGCGGGCCAGCATGGTCTTGCCGGAACCGGGAGGACCGATCATCAGGAGGTTGTGACCACCGGCAGCGGAGACCTCAATGGCCCGCTTGGCATGATCCTGGCCGCGCACCTCGCAGAAGTCTTCACCATGTTCCTCCTGCTGCTGGAAGAGCCGTTTCAGATCAACCTGTTTGGGGGCAATCTCCAGTTCACCCCGCAGGAATTGGACCACGTCGGTCAGGGTGGCTGCCGGCAGTACCTCGATCCCTTCTACAACGGCTGCCTCGGCAGCATTTTCGGGTGGCAGGATCAGCCCGGCAAGACCGGCCTGCCGGGCGGCAACCGCCACCGGCAAGGCGCCCCGCACCGGTTTCAGGCTGCCGTCAAGGGAAAGCTCACCCAGCAGGATATAGCGGTTGACGCGATCACCGGTGATGGTGCCGGTGGCGGTCAGGATGCCGATCGAGATCGGCAGGTCAAAGGCAGAACCTTCCTTTTTCAGGTCGGCCGGTGCCAGGTTGGCGGTGATCCGGCGGGGGGGGAAGTCATAGCCGCTGTTCTTTAAGGCGGCCTTGACCCGGTCCTTGCTCTCCTTGACCGCTCCGTCAGGCAGACCGACCGTGGAAAACTGCGGCAGGCCCTGGGCAATATCCACCTCCACGTCAACCAGGATGGCGTCAATTCCGACAACGGTGGCACTCAACACCTTAGCAAGCATGGCTCCCTTTCAGACATCCTGAGCAGTCTTGCGCTCTCATTCCCGCCGGGTTCAAGCTGGCGCTGGGCAGGCGGGAAGGCGCAGCGGTCTACGAAAGCATGATGAAGCCCATCTGCCGTCCTGTCTCACCGTTATCCCGCCGGTAGGAAAAGAACAGCTCTTTTTGGCAGCAGACACAGTTGCCGGAGGTCTGGATGGAGCCGGAGAGCAGCCCGGCATCCTCAAGTTGCATCCGGTTGGCCAGGGCCAGGTCAAGCCGCCATTTGCCGCTACCGGCAGGCTCTGCCACGGCGTTCCAAAGCTCGGTTTGATCCTTGAAACCATCCTTGACCGGCTGGTCCACTTCATAACAGCAGGGGTTGATACAGGGGCCGATTGCAGCCTGTATATCCCTGGGACGGCTGCCGAATACCTGTTTCATTCCTTCAGCGGCCTGGGCGGCAATCCGGGCCGCTGTACCCTGCCAGCCGGCATGGACCGCGGCAATCACCTTCTTGACCGGATCAAACAGCAGGAGCGGCACGCAGTCTGCCACGGTGACCCCGATCATCACACCGGGCTGGTTGGTGATGATGGCGTCAGCCTCAAGGGCGGTAAAGTGTGAAAAATCATCGTTGGGCGCGTCAATAACCAGGATGTCGCTGCCATGGTTCTGGCGCACCGTGACCAGGCGTTCCTGTGGGATACCAAAGGCCCGGGCCAGCAGGCTGCGGTTACCCTCCACGTTGTGGGGCGAGTCATCGGTGTTCATCCCCAGATTCAGTGAGTTGTAGGGAGGACGTGAGATACCTTCGTGCCGGGTTGTGAAGCCCTGAATCGTTGCCGGGGATGTCGCTTCAAAGCTGGGCGCAAGATAGTGAATGCGTCCGATGCGGGTCGTTTCCATTTGAATTCCTTTGCCTTTCAAGGCTTATTACGGTTTAATGTCTGCCGGCGGCGCTGCCACCAGATATAGCCTGCCACCAGTCCGCAGCTTGCCAGAATGACCCAGGCCAGGGCACGGTGGGACCAGGCCATGACCAGTTCCTGATTCTGGCCGATGGCATAGCCGATCCAGGTCAGGATGCTGCACCAGATGCCGGCTCCCAGCAGGGTGTAGAGGGTAAAACGCAGATGATTCATGCCGGCCACACCGGCAGGAATTGAAATGAGATGCCTGATCACCGGCAGCAAGCGGCCGATAAAGGTGGATATCTCGCCGTGGCGCAGAAAGAATGACTCAACGCGCTCAAACTTGTCCGGTGGAATCAGGACATAACGGCCATACTTAAGGATCAGGGGGCGCCCCAGATAATGGGCGGCATAGTAATTGGCATAGGCCCCGGCCAGACTTCCCAAGGTGCCGGCCAGGATTGCCGGCAGCCATGCCATCCTCCCCTGGTGGATCAGGTAGCCTGCAGGCGGCATCACCAGCTCGCTGGGGACAGGAATGATGGAGCTTTCCATCGCCATGAGCAGAAAAATGCCGGGATACCCCATAGAGCCAATGGTTTCGAGTAGCCAGCTGATCAGTTCGTGAATCATGAAAGTCCTTTACCGGGCAAAATGCCCCTCCTTATACCTTAAAAAGCCGGGCGACACAACCGCCCCCATGAAAGGAGTCTGTTGATGAGTATCAGACTTTGCGTGTTACTGCTGCTGCTGCCGGTACTGGTTGGGGGTTGCGCTTCGTTCCGCGCTAAAAACCGCCAGGACGCCTGTGAAAAGATGATCAAGGATTACAACCGGATGATCCGCTGGCAGGAGGCTGAAAAGGCAGGCATCGCCTTTGTGGATGCAAAACAGCGCCCAAACTTTGACAAAGGGGCCGAAGCGTTGCGCCGTCGTGGAGTCACCGTGGCAGATTACCGTATCCTGGCCAAGGAGTGTCTGGTTGAAAAGAAGAAGGCCGAGTCCACGGTTGAATTTGATTATTTTGTCATGCCCGACAACCGTTTGAAGACCGTGACCGATCATCAGAACTGGATCTTTATTGAAGAGAATCCCGCGGAACCCGGGTTGAAGGAAGGCTGGCGGCTTGTCTCTCCCCTGCCCGAGTTCAAGTAGCGCGCATGATGGATGAGCTGACGCAACAGGTGGCACGGTTTCTTGAGTTTCTGGCAACGCAACGGAATGCCTCGCCCCATACCATTGCTGCCTACCGTAATGATCTGAACGGGTTTACCTCCTTTGTCCGGAGCGAGCGTGGCACTACGGTAAGTACGAAGACGGTTGACCATCTGCTGCTGCGCCTCTATCTGGCGAGTTTAAATGGCGTGAACAAGCAGCAGCAACAGGCCGGGTACGCCAAGAGCAGTATCGGACGTAAACTGGCGGCGGTCAGGGCGTTCTTTGGCTGGCTGGTGCGGACCGGGCAGCTTGAGGTCAACCCGGCAGAGCTGATTGCCACGCCCAAGCGGGAGCAACGCCTTCCCTTTCATCTTAATATTGACCAGACCGTGACGCTGATCGAGGCCCCTGCTCATGCCACGCAGGAGCAACCCACCCTGGCCCGGGATACGGCCATCCTTGAGTTGCTCTATTCAAGCGGCCTGAGGGTTTCGGAGCTGACCGGACTGGCGGTCGCTGATCTTGATCGTGC includes these proteins:
- a CDS encoding YifB family Mg chelatase-like AAA ATPase — protein: MLAKVLSATVVGIDAILVDVEVDIAQGLPQFSTVGLPDGAVKESKDRVKAALKNSGYDFPPRRITANLAPADLKKEGSAFDLPISIGILTATGTITGDRVNRYILLGELSLDGSLKPVRGALPVAVAARQAGLAGLILPPENAAEAAVVEGIEVLPAATLTDVVQFLRGELEIAPKQVDLKRLFQQQEEHGEDFCEVRGQDHAKRAIEVSAAGGHNLLMIGPPGSGKTMLARRIPSILPPLGFDEAIETTAVFSVSGLLESGHALVTTRPFRSPHHTISDVGLIGGGASPRPGEVSLANHGLLFLDELPEFKKNALEVLRQPLEDGRVTISRSLLSLTYPSRFMLVAAMNPCPCGYLGDPAHACTCTPIAIKRYRSRISGPLLDRIDLHVEVPAVAYRDLSDSRETESSAAIAARVTQARNLQQERFKGTKVHCNAQMNARLIKKHCELDQNGHRMLELAGEKLGFSARSYSRILKVARTIADLAGSEAIRDQHLAEAIQYRSLDRKTS
- a CDS encoding tyrosine recombinase XerC; the protein is MDELTQQVARFLEFLATQRNASPHTIAAYRNDLNGFTSFVRSERGTTVSTKTVDHLLLRLYLASLNGVNKQQQQAGYAKSSIGRKLAAVRAFFGWLVRTGQLEVNPAELIATPKREQRLPFHLNIDQTVTLIEAPAHATQEQPTLARDTAILELLYSSGLRVSELTGLAVADLDRAAGMVRVQGKGGKERIVPVGSAALVALEQYLAGRGQLADDAPLFLGCRGARINRRTVAILVKRWSSGIPAFRSISPHTLRHTFATHMLEGGADLRSIQELLGHSSLSTTQKYTHVGLDRLLEVYDKAHPRARETDQQNGEST
- the pgeF gene encoding peptidoglycan editing factor PgeF, giving the protein METTRIGRIHYLAPSFEATSPATIQGFTTRHEGISRPPYNSLNLGMNTDDSPHNVEGNRSLLARAFGIPQERLVTVRQNHGSDILVIDAPNDDFSHFTALEADAIITNQPGVMIGVTVADCVPLLLFDPVKKVIAAVHAGWQGTAARIAAQAAEGMKQVFGSRPRDIQAAIGPCINPCCYEVDQPVKDGFKDQTELWNAVAEPAGSGKWRLDLALANRMQLEDAGLLSGSIQTSGNCVCCQKELFFSYRRDNGETGRQMGFIMLS
- a CDS encoding DedA family protein — protein: MIHELISWLLETIGSMGYPGIFLLMAMESSIIPVPSELVMPPAGYLIHQGRMAWLPAILAGTLGSLAGAYANYYAAHYLGRPLILKYGRYVLIPPDKFERVESFFLRHGEISTFIGRLLPVIRHLISIPAGVAGMNHLRFTLYTLLGAGIWCSILTWIGYAIGQNQELVMAWSHRALAWVILASCGLVAGYIWWQRRRQTLNRNKP